One segment of Pseudomonas sp. FP2196 DNA contains the following:
- a CDS encoding NAD(P)-dependent alcohol dehydrogenase, with product MAMMKAAIFVEKNRIVLDDKPIPNVGPLDALVRITTTTICGTDVHILRGEYPVAKGLTVGHEPVGVIEKLGSQVRGFVEGQRVIAGAITPSGQSYACLCGCGSQDGPDTRHGFRATGGWKFGNIIDGCQAEYVLVPDALANLCPIPDALSDEQVLMCPDIMSTGFSGAERGEVSIGDTVAVFALGPIGLCAVAGARLKGASVIIGVDAVAERMTVARQLGATHVVNFKDGDVVEQIMALTDDRGVDVSIEALGTQGTFESALRVLRPGGRLSSLGVYASDLRIPYDAFAAGLGDYSIVSTLCPGGKERMRRLMAVVQSGGVDLSPLVTHHFKLDDIEAAYELFGHQRDGVMKVAITP from the coding sequence ATGGCCATGATGAAAGCGGCGATTTTCGTCGAAAAGAACCGCATCGTGCTGGATGACAAGCCGATCCCCAATGTCGGTCCGCTGGATGCGCTGGTGCGGATCACCACCACCACGATCTGCGGCACTGACGTCCACATCCTGCGCGGCGAGTATCCGGTGGCCAAAGGCTTGACCGTGGGTCATGAGCCGGTGGGTGTCATCGAGAAACTCGGCTCGCAAGTGCGCGGCTTTGTCGAAGGTCAGCGCGTGATCGCCGGCGCCATTACCCCCAGCGGCCAAAGTTACGCCTGCCTGTGCGGCTGTGGCTCTCAGGACGGCCCCGACACCCGCCACGGTTTCCGCGCCACCGGCGGTTGGAAATTCGGCAACATCATCGATGGCTGTCAGGCGGAGTACGTGTTGGTGCCGGATGCGCTGGCCAACCTGTGCCCGATCCCCGACGCGCTGAGCGACGAACAGGTGCTGATGTGCCCGGACATCATGTCCACCGGGTTCTCCGGTGCAGAGCGCGGCGAGGTCAGTATCGGCGACACCGTTGCAGTGTTTGCGCTGGGTCCGATCGGGCTCTGCGCAGTGGCCGGTGCACGGCTCAAGGGCGCGAGCGTCATCATTGGCGTCGACGCAGTGGCTGAGCGCATGACGGTGGCGCGGCAGTTGGGCGCTACCCACGTGGTCAATTTCAAGGATGGTGACGTGGTTGAGCAAATCATGGCGTTGACGGATGACCGCGGTGTGGATGTGTCCATCGAAGCCTTGGGTACACAGGGCACGTTCGAATCCGCGCTGCGGGTGTTGCGCCCTGGTGGACGGTTGTCGAGCCTTGGGGTTTACGCTTCGGATCTGCGCATTCCCTACGACGCTTTCGCGGCGGGGCTGGGCGACTACAGCATCGTCAGCACCCTGTGCCCCGGCGGCAAGGAACGGATGCGCCGGTTGATGGCGGTGGTGCAAAGCGGTGGAGTCGATCTGTCACCCCTGGTGACCCACCATTTCAAACTGGATGACATTGAGGCAGCGTATGAGTTGTTCGGCCATCAGCGCGATGGCGTGATGAAGGTCGCGATTACACCGTGA
- a CDS encoding aromatic ring-hydroxylating dioxygenase subunit alpha, producing the protein MLKNLWYVILPTSQLTHEITPVRLLGQAFVAFRDSHGKARLLSDICVHRGGSLSAGAKVGDSVQCPYHGWRFDGDGRCVQIPAQPTLRIPAKARVDAYPTEERYGWIWAFLGDLPEAERPPLPTLDWLDDANVRVVSGHFDWEASWDRVIENGLDFAHAPFVHGSTFGDPAHPEIEAFDVDSDAWQGQARMLMKRPRRIGLLRRKSATEQISVTTLPGFHLSGPCTTLQLQLPNGWRIYIVAAHVPVDANRTRTWWMMGRTFLRSRLLDRRFVASNRKIFRQDHAVLRNVRPERVPDSWQQEVSLKSDALQIAFRKRLRELERLGWQIDEARLARDFTGRKACAIPCPERRTSSAWAIEPIPLIDVTAES; encoded by the coding sequence ATGCTCAAAAACCTTTGGTACGTCATCCTTCCCACGTCGCAGTTGACCCACGAGATCACGCCCGTGCGACTCCTCGGCCAGGCGTTTGTCGCTTTCCGCGACAGTCACGGCAAGGCGCGTCTGCTGTCCGATATTTGCGTACATCGCGGCGGTTCTCTATCGGCCGGGGCCAAGGTCGGTGACAGCGTGCAGTGCCCTTACCACGGCTGGCGCTTCGACGGAGACGGCCGGTGCGTGCAGATTCCCGCCCAGCCCACTCTGCGGATCCCGGCGAAGGCGCGCGTAGATGCGTACCCGACAGAGGAACGCTACGGCTGGATTTGGGCCTTTCTCGGCGATTTGCCGGAGGCTGAACGCCCGCCGCTTCCCACCCTGGATTGGCTCGATGATGCCAACGTTCGCGTGGTCAGCGGTCACTTTGACTGGGAAGCCAGTTGGGATCGGGTCATCGAGAACGGGCTGGATTTTGCCCACGCGCCTTTCGTGCATGGCTCGACCTTCGGCGACCCGGCTCATCCCGAAATCGAAGCGTTCGACGTCGACAGCGATGCATGGCAGGGTCAGGCCCGGATGTTGATGAAACGACCCAGGCGCATAGGCCTGCTCAGGCGCAAATCAGCCACCGAGCAGATCAGCGTGACGACCTTGCCCGGGTTTCATTTGTCAGGCCCGTGCACCACGCTGCAATTGCAATTACCCAACGGCTGGCGGATCTACATTGTCGCCGCCCATGTACCCGTGGATGCCAACCGCACCCGCACGTGGTGGATGATGGGCCGCACGTTTCTGCGCTCGCGCTTGCTCGACAGACGTTTTGTCGCCAGCAATCGGAAGATTTTCCGACAGGATCACGCGGTGCTGCGCAACGTGCGCCCGGAGCGCGTGCCGGATTCCTGGCAACAGGAGGTTTCGCTGAAATCCGATGCGCTGCAGATCGCCTTTCGCAAACGCCTTCGCGAGCTGGAACGCCTGGGCTGGCAGATCGATGAGGCACGACTGGCCCGCGACTTCACCGGGCGCAAGGCCTGCGCCATTCCATGCCCTGAGCGACGCACCAGCAGTGCCTGGGCGATCGAGCCGATTCCGTTGATTGACGTGACTGCCGAAAGTTGA
- a CDS encoding LysE family translocator has protein sequence MLAFILFAFVASITPGPTNLIVLSTSARRGWRPCLPIILGAGVGAASLVWVAGAGASTLMLPGVRPIISGLGLCWMLWLAWQIFSAPVTAIQPEAGEEKAELGLIGAVLLQWVNPKSWMMAIAVISVFTAQGQGLNALCLAFFLVSLPCLAIWALLGRGAARWLSNPEQLRWLNRILAVLLVISSAVALLHG, from the coding sequence ATGCTTGCGTTCATCCTCTTTGCCTTCGTCGCCTCTATCACCCCGGGCCCGACCAACCTGATCGTGCTCAGCACCAGCGCCCGACGCGGCTGGCGACCCTGCCTGCCGATCATTCTGGGTGCGGGCGTGGGGGCTGCGTCACTCGTGTGGGTCGCAGGGGCCGGCGCCAGCACGTTGATGCTTCCCGGTGTTCGGCCGATCATCAGCGGCCTTGGGTTGTGCTGGATGTTGTGGCTGGCGTGGCAGATCTTCAGCGCCCCGGTCACCGCCATCCAGCCTGAGGCCGGCGAAGAAAAAGCCGAGCTGGGTCTGATCGGCGCGGTATTGCTGCAATGGGTAAATCCCAAGTCATGGATGATGGCCATTGCCGTGATCAGCGTGTTCACCGCTCAAGGACAAGGGCTGAACGCACTGTGTCTGGCGTTCTTTCTGGTGTCACTGCCGTGTCTGGCGATCTGGGCGCTGCTCGGCCGAGGCGCGGCGCGATGGCTCAGCAATCCTGAGCAGTTGCGCTGGTTGAACCGTATCCTCGCGGTGCTGCTGGTGATTTCATCCGCTGTTGCGCTTTTGCACGGGTGA
- a CDS encoding AraC family transcriptional regulator, with translation MSNWINLTHDRETGIETLHAHFAGHAHAYDPHWHETYLIGFTEQGVQRFNSRRTRHDSTPGKVFMLEPGDIHDGDAPSPDGFTYRMLYLQPSWLEQALDGLHLGSYGSGLPGIGSVLNDDPELARATLFAFNALHQQDVQMVRDVALDTLLERLASHLYRRPQQNATIRAPLIARQARDYLMAYHEQDISLQTLAQVCGTDRFRLTRAFKAAYGLAPHAWLIQLRLSRGRQLLAAGVQPVEVASRLGFADQSHLGRWFVRAYGITPGVYQQRAAGSIRR, from the coding sequence ATGAGCAACTGGATCAACCTCACCCACGACCGGGAAACCGGTATCGAAACACTGCACGCGCATTTCGCCGGGCACGCGCACGCGTACGATCCGCACTGGCACGAAACCTACCTGATCGGCTTCACCGAACAAGGCGTGCAGCGCTTCAACAGCCGCAGGACGCGGCATGACAGCACGCCGGGCAAGGTCTTCATGCTTGAGCCGGGCGACATCCATGACGGCGATGCGCCGAGTCCGGATGGCTTCACCTATCGCATGCTGTACCTGCAACCTTCCTGGCTGGAGCAGGCATTGGACGGCTTGCATCTGGGCAGTTACGGCAGCGGTTTGCCGGGTATTGGCAGCGTGCTCAACGATGATCCCGAACTGGCCCGCGCCACCCTGTTTGCCTTCAATGCGCTGCACCAGCAAGACGTGCAAATGGTCCGCGACGTGGCGCTGGACACATTGCTGGAACGCCTTGCGAGCCATTTGTATCGACGGCCGCAACAGAACGCCACGATCCGCGCACCGCTGATTGCTCGACAGGCCCGCGATTACTTGATGGCTTATCACGAACAAGACATCAGCCTGCAAACCCTCGCCCAAGTCTGCGGCACTGACCGCTTTCGCCTGACCCGCGCGTTCAAGGCTGCCTATGGCCTGGCGCCCCACGCCTGGCTGATCCAGTTGCGCCTCAGCCGAGGCCGCCAACTTCTGGCCGCCGGCGTGCAACCGGTGGAAGTCGCCAGCCGCCTGGGTTTCGCCGACCAAAGCCATTTGGGCCGCTGGTTCGTGCGCGCTTACGGCATCACTCCCGGTGTCTATCAGCAGCGCGCCGCGGGCAGCATCCGCCGCTGA